Proteins from a single region of Takifugu rubripes chromosome 4, fTakRub1.2, whole genome shotgun sequence:
- the cryzl1 gene encoding quinone oxidoreductase-like protein 1, producing MKGLYCRAGVSDAKPKFVIQETSLPEVLNSHLVRVQVKACGLHPLDLELLSDVGIQTDLIPVGREIAGVILQVGDKVSFFQPDDEVVGILPLEFPFSGLCDVIDIDEQYLVQKPEKLSSVCVAGALRDGVCAYTALHTHARVAAGNTILVFDGASPFGLMCIQLACYHGAKVLTTSHSAQKQTFLEQLRPTVARVIPVYNGASDLLSVVLEETGGLGVDVVVDCGVRLQGEESEERKLLPHKHDIISALAVGGHWVTSHKDLQLDPPDSRLLFLRSASVSFLNHEVWTASSAQQGRYLHILRDIMEKLSAGVLRPQPEEPVPVYEATVAMETVQSHQKTKAVVQI from the exons ATGAAGGGTTTATACTGCCGAGCTGGCGTGAGCGATGCTAAACCCAAGTTCGTTATTCAGGAAACG AGTCTTCCAGAGGTTTTAAACAGCCATCTGGTCAGGGTTCAGGTAAAAGCCTGTGGACTTCACCCATTGGACTTGGAG CTGCTCAGTGATGTGGGAATCCAGACAGATTTAATTCCTGTTGGTAGAGAGATAGCTGGTGTCATCCTGCAAG tGGGTGACAAAGTCTCTTTCTTTCAGCCTGATGATGAAGTTGTTG GTATTTTGCCTTTGGAATTTCCCTTCTCTGGACTTTGTGACGTCATTGATATAGATGAACAATATTTAG TTCAGAAACCAGAGAAgctcagctctgtgtgtgttgctggagCACTACGTGACGGTGTCTGCGCTTACACtgctctacacacacatgctcgcGTGGCAGCAGGGAACACAATCCTGGTTTTTGATGGAGCCAGT CCTTTTGGCCTTATGTGTATCCAGTTGGCTTGTTACCATGGAGCAAAAGTTTTGACCACATCACACTCAGCACAAAAGCAAACATTCCTGGAACAACTTCGACCCACTGTTG CCAGAGTTATTCCAGTGTATAATGGTGCATCAGATCTGCTGTcagtggttctggaggagaCCGGAGGATTGGGAGTGGATGTTGTCGTAGACTGTGGAG TTCGCCTGCAAGGGGAGGAGTCGGAAGAGAGGAAGCTACTCCCACacaaacatgacatcatcagtgcGCTAGCCGTAGGGGGGCACTGGGTCACATCTCACAAAGACCTGCAG TTGGATCCCCCAGATTCTAGATTATTGTTCTTAAGATCTGCCTCAGTTAGCTTCCTCAATCATGAAGTGTGGACGGCATCATCGGCACAGCAAGGAAGATATCTCC ACATTCTGAGGGACATCATGGAGAAACTGTCAGCTGGAGTACTCAG ACCACAGCCTGAGGAGCCTGTCCCTGTCTATGAAGCcacggttgccatggaaactgtaCAAAGTCACCAGAAAACAAAAGCTGTGGTTCAAATATGA